TAGGCGACGACCGGGGCGAACGAGTCCACGCGCCGCCCGACCGTCACCAGCGCGGCCGGGAAGCCGATAACCCACAGCGCGATGCCGCCGAAGAACCCGACCACGATTATCGGACTCCCCGTCGAGACCGTCAGGCCGCCGAGCGCGTCCGGCGAAAACGTGCCGGGGTCGAGCAGGCCGACGCCCGCCGTGAGCCACCAGAGAATCTGATAGGGGTTGGTCAGCGCCAGCACGAACGCCTTCCGGAATCCCTTGCTCTCCGCCCTCGCCGCGGGTCCGGCCCCGTCGGGCGCGGCGTCGCCGCCGAACGCGGCGTCGGCGTCGTTCGCCGTGCCGTACGCGAAGTACAGCATTAACAGGCCCCCAAAGCCGAACAGCGCCTGCTGGACGACGGGCACGTCTCGAACCACGGCGACGACGCCCAACAGCGCGAGGACGAAAAAACAGGCGTCGGCCGACAGCGCGCCGAGACCCGCGCGGAA
This genomic stretch from Halorussus pelagicus harbors:
- a CDS encoding LysE family translocator — protein: MLNAVVSGLAGVALGLSLAAPPGPMNAIIAEESVLRGWGSGFRAGLGALSADACFFVLALLGVVAVVRDVPVVQQALFGFGGLLMLYFAYGTANDADAAFGGDAAPDGAGPAARAESKGFRKAFVLALTNPYQILWWLTAGVGLLDPGTFSPDALGGLTVSTGSPIIVVGFFGGIALWVIGFPAALVTVGRRVDSFAPVVAYLSALVLALAGASFLWKATGIPA